The DNA region GATGCCGACGCGTTCCCGGCCGCGGATGACATCCGCACCGCGATGGATGCCGTCCGTGAGGTCTCCTCGGTCGCCAACGCACTGCGCAAGCGTGAGGGGCGGCGTGTGCGGCTCCCGCTGGCGCGGCTGACCGTCGTCGCGACCGCCGCCGAATCGCTCCGGCAGTTCGAGGACATCCTGCGCGAGGAGCTCAACGTCAAATCGGTCGAGCTGGTGGAACTGCAGCAGGACACCGCGTCGCGTTACGGCATCTCGCACCGCCTCTCGGTCAACGCTCGCGCCGCGGGTCCCCGGCTGGGCAAGCAGGTGCAGCAGGCGATCCACGCGGCCAAGGCGGGGGACTGGTCCGAGACGGACGGGTCCGTCACCGCGGGTTCGATCGTGCTGCAGCCCGGTGAGTACGAACTCGTCCTCGAAACGACCGGACGGCCGGAGGGAGAGGCCCTGGCAGTGCTCCCGCACGGCGGTTTCGTGCTCCTCGATACGAACACCACCCCCGAACTGGAAGCCGAGGGCCTGGCCCGCGACGTCGTGCGGGCGGTGCAGGACACGCGCAAGGCGGCCGGTTTCGATGTCAGCGATCGCATCCGGCTGGTGCTGACCTTCCACTCGGTCACCGACGGCGAGGCGGTGGCATCGGCGTTCGACATCGCCGACGTCGCCGGCGAAACCCTCGCGGTCCAGTACGCCGTCACCGACGCGGACGCGACCCTGCTGCTCGGCGACGGAGCGCTCTCGGCGGCCGGCGCCGACCACGCCACGGAGTTCGCGAAGGGCACCTTCGCCAACGCCGGAGACTTCACCGTTTCGGTGAGCAGAGCACTGACGAAGGTCGAGGACCCCCGATGAGCGATCGCAGCCGCGCGGACGCCGTGTACGACGCCCTGCTGACCCGCCAGGGCGAGCGCTGGGTGCAGCCACGGGTCGAGCGCACCCGTCGGGTGCTGGAACTGCTGGATGACCCGCAGCGCACGTACCGCGTGGTGCATGTGACCGGCACCAACGGAAAGACATCCACGAGCCGCATCATCGAGAGCCTGGTGCGCGCGCACGGACTGCGCACGGGGCTGTTCACCAGCCCGCATCTGGAGCGTTTCACCGAACGGATCATGATCGACGGAGAGCCCGTCTCAGATGCGGCGGTGGCCGACGCATGGGACGAGATCCTCCCGTTCGTCGAGTTCGTCGACGCCGAGCTGGCGGCAGCGGACGACGCGCCGCTGACGTTCTTCGAACTGCTCACCGTGCTTGCGTTCGTGGCCTTCGCCGACGCGCCGATCGATGTCCTCGTGCTGGAGGTCGGGATGGGCGGATCGTGGGACTCGACCAACACGGCCGACGGCGATGTCGCGGTGTTCACGCCGATCGACATCGACCACGCGGACCGGCTGGGCTCCACCATCCGTGAGATCGCCACAGTGAAATCCGGAATCATCAAGGTCGGCGCAGCTGCGGTCTCCGCACGACAGGATGCCGCGGCCGAAGCTGTGCTGCGCGCGGCGGCCGCCGCGCAGGACGCCACGATCGCGTTCGAAGGAGAGCAGTTCGCGCTCACCGACGCCCGACTGGCGGTGGGTGGCCAGCTCATCTCGGTCCGCGGGCTCGCCGGCGTCTACTCGGAGGAATACCTCCCGCTGTTCGGAGGACACCAGGCGCAGAACGCTGCGCTCGCGATCGCGGCCGTGGAGTCGCTGATCGGAGGCGGAACCCAGCCGATAGCCGGCGACATCCTCGCCGAGGGTTTCGCGCAGGCCACCTCACCGGGCCGGCTGCAGCTGGTCGGGGTGAACCCGACCGTGATCGTCGACGCCGCACACAACCCGCACGGCGCGCGCGCTCTGGTAACGGCGCTGGGCGACTCGTTCGACTTCGACGAGTGGGGCGTGGTCCTGGGGGTTCTGGCCGACAAGGATGCCGCGGGCATCATGGCGGAGATCGCCCGCATCGCAACCCACGTGTTCGCGACGGCGCCCGACTCCGAGCGTGCCGACGACGCGGACCGCATCGCCGATCGGGCCGAGGCGGCCGGACTGCCCGTCACCGTCCACGCGAACGTGACCGACGCGGCCGAGGCGGCGCGCTCGTGGGCGGCGGCATCCGACCGCCGGGCGGTCGTGATCGCCGGCTCCGTGGTCCTGGCCGGTGAGGCCGTCGGCCTCGCGGCCGAAGAGGACTGGAAGGCCGGGTGGGTCGAATGAGCGGGGGAGAGGAGCGCGCGCCGCGTCAGCGCCGCGCGCGCGGCGCAGAAGAGTCGCTCGGATCGATCGTGCTGGCGTTCGAATCGATCGTCGTATTCCTGGGCGGGCTCGCGATCTACGGGCTGAACGCGCTGCCACCGCAGATCCCCGGCTGGTGGGGCATCGTGGCCGGGGCGGTCCTGGCGGTCGTGATGGTGCTCACCGGTCGCGCGCTGCGGCACCGATGGGGCATCGCCCTGGGCTGGGCCCTGCAGCTGGTGGTCGCCCTGGGCGCCATCCTGGTGCCGGCGCTTGCGCTGGTCGCGCTCATTTTCGGTGCGATGTGGGGATATGCGACGATCAAGGGGGCTTCCCTGGACGCGCGCAACGCGCGGCTCGCCGCCGAAGCCGACACCCTGAACGGAGAATGACCATGGCCACCGAAGAGACTCTCGTCCTCGTCAAGCCCGACGGCGTCGCGCGCGGCCTGACCGGCGCGATCCTTGCTCGAATCGAGGCGAAGGGGTACTCGCTCGTCGACATCCGACTGGTCGAGCCCGATCGCGACATGTTCGAGAAGCACTACGCCGAACACGCCGGCAAGCCGTTTTACGAGCCGCTGGTGGAGTTCATGATGTCGGGACCGTCGGTGGCCATCCGGCTGGCCGGCAATCGGGTGATCGAAGGATTCCGGTCCCTGGCCGGTACGACCGATCCCACGACGGCGGCTCCCGGGACCATTCGTGGTGACTTCGGACGCGACTGGGGACTGAAGGTGCAGCAGAACCTCGTGCACGGCTCGGACAGCCCGGAATCGGCAGCTCGAGAGCTCGACATCTGGTTCCCCTGATCAGAAGACGGCGCCGAGCACGTCCAGACGGATCTGGGCGATCACCGCGATGATCGCGTAGCTGATGACCGCGAGCAGCGGAAGCCACGCCATCAGCGTGTCGGCGGCGCTGCGGACCGGTCGGGGCGCAGCGACGAGTCCGGTGCGCAGCAGATGCAGGGTGACCGCGTAGAAGGTCGGGATCGTCACCACCCACGTCACCATGCACCATGGGCAGAGGGTGCCCAGCACGAACACGCTCTGACCGATCAGCCAGATCACGAAGACGAAGGCGAACGCCAGGCCGAGTTCGAACAGCAGCCAGAACCAGCGCGCGAACCGTGCCCCGGCCAGGATCGCCGCGCCCACGACGATCGGCGCCACCCACCCGGTCAGACCCAGGATCGGGTTGGGAAAGCCGAACACACTGCCCTGCCAGGACTCGAGGTTCTTGCCGCACTGCACGAGGGGGCTGATGTCGCAGCCGAGGATCGCATCCGGGTCCATCAGCAGGTGCAGTCGCTCCACGGTGAGCGAGAAGGCCGCCCACCAGCCGATGACGCCGGCGATCAGAAGCCACACCGCCAGGGCGGTCGGCCGGGTGCGGGAACCGGGCTGCGTCATGTCTCGGATTATGGCATTGAGGCCTGTGCAGACGCCGCGCGCGTCCGGCCTCGAAACACCGATGGGGCGCGTCGGCACATTCAGTCCCTGAAAGTGCGATAATGGTTGCGATGCGTCGCGGCCGCGCCGCCATACGCGTCACCAGAAGACTTCGGGCGATGAGCGCCCTTCGCAGCACGAGCCACGGGCCGGCTGCAGACCGATGAGTTAGCGGCACCGCAGGTGCGGCACCGCACGAGATTTCGCCGGACGACGCGCGGTGTCGTCCGCAGGGAGTACGCCAGTGATGGCCGATGAAACCGATGCACACCTCGAATCCGCCGACGTCTCAGACGCACCGGTAGCGCCCAGCGCTCCCGACGCACCGGACACGCCCGCGCCGGAAGTCGAGTCCGATGTGACCCAGACCGCCGAGGCGACGGGTCCGACCTCCGCCGATCCGGCAGAACCCGGCACGGAGGTCGCAACACCTCCCGCCGAGCAGCCTGAACCGGCTGCACCGCCGGCCGAGGACTCCGGCCCGAAGTCCGCGGTGGATCTCGGTCTTCTTCCGGAGGTCTTCGTCTCGGCGGTGTCCACTCAGCTGGTGTTCTACGCGCCCGAGCCGCCGGCGCTGCCGGCGCTGCCGGCGTTGCCCGATGAGGAGCCCGCTGCCGAGCAGTCCTCATCAACCAGTGCCCGCCGCCGCAACCGCCGCCGGACGGGCGAGGGCCGGGACGAGGCATCCGCTCCGCCGGAGCCGCAGCAGCCCCGTCAGCGGGCGGTCGAGCTGATCACCGAGCCGCAGCGCATCAAGGGCTCCACCCGCCTCGAGGCCAAGAAGCAGCGCCGCCGGGACGGCCGGGAAGCGGGTCGTCGTCGCGCCGTGGTGACCGAGGCGGAGTTCCTCGCGCGCCGCGAATCCGTCGACCGCGAGATGATCGTGCGTTCCAAGAACGGGCGCATCCAGATCGCCGTGCTCGAGGACAACGTGCTCGTTGAGCACTACGTCGCCCGCAATCAGGACGCGTCGCTGATCGGCAACGTGTACCTGGGCCGGGTCCAGAACGTCCTGCCCAGCATGGAGGCGGCGTTCGTCGACATCGGCCGTGGACGCAACGCGGTGCTTTACTCCGGCGAGGTCGACTGGGACGGCGTGGAGACGGGTAACCAGCCCCGCCGCATCGAGCTCGCGCTCAAGAGCGGCGACCGTGTCCTGGTGCAGGTCACCAAGGACCCGATCGGCCACAA from Microbacterium sp. zg-B185 includes:
- a CDS encoding Mur ligase family protein; the encoded protein is MSDRSRADAVYDALLTRQGERWVQPRVERTRRVLELLDDPQRTYRVVHVTGTNGKTSTSRIIESLVRAHGLRTGLFTSPHLERFTERIMIDGEPVSDAAVADAWDEILPFVEFVDAELAAADDAPLTFFELLTVLAFVAFADAPIDVLVLEVGMGGSWDSTNTADGDVAVFTPIDIDHADRLGSTIREIATVKSGIIKVGAAAVSARQDAAAEAVLRAAAAAQDATIAFEGEQFALTDARLAVGGQLISVRGLAGVYSEEYLPLFGGHQAQNAALAIAAVESLIGGGTQPIAGDILAEGFAQATSPGRLQLVGVNPTVIVDAAHNPHGARALVTALGDSFDFDEWGVVLGVLADKDAAGIMAEIARIATHVFATAPDSERADDADRIADRAEAAGLPVTVHANVTDAAEAARSWAAASDRRAVVIAGSVVLAGEAVGLAAEEDWKAGWVE
- a CDS encoding DUF4233 domain-containing protein: MSGGEERAPRQRRARGAEESLGSIVLAFESIVVFLGGLAIYGLNALPPQIPGWWGIVAGAVLAVVMVLTGRALRHRWGIALGWALQLVVALGAILVPALALVALIFGAMWGYATIKGASLDARNARLAAEADTLNGE
- the ndk gene encoding nucleoside-diphosphate kinase, producing the protein MATEETLVLVKPDGVARGLTGAILARIEAKGYSLVDIRLVEPDRDMFEKHYAEHAGKPFYEPLVEFMMSGPSVAIRLAGNRVIEGFRSLAGTTDPTTAAPGTIRGDFGRDWGLKVQQNLVHGSDSPESAARELDIWFP
- a CDS encoding vitamin K epoxide reductase family protein; this translates as MTQPGSRTRPTALAVWLLIAGVIGWWAAFSLTVERLHLLMDPDAILGCDISPLVQCGKNLESWQGSVFGFPNPILGLTGWVAPIVVGAAILAGARFARWFWLLFELGLAFAFVFVIWLIGQSVFVLGTLCPWCMVTWVVTIPTFYAVTLHLLRTGLVAAPRPVRSAADTLMAWLPLLAVISYAIIAVIAQIRLDVLGAVF